In Sardina pilchardus chromosome 8, fSarPil1.1, whole genome shotgun sequence, a genomic segment contains:
- the si:dkeyp-14d3.1 gene encoding transmembrane protein 132D — protein MAVNFTYSYLSAQLDMSVWVPRLPLQIELSDNELSQIKGWRIPIQASSSQRRSARDSEDEEEDERRGRSCTLQYQNAMLRVLTHFVAESAEARGQLTYMLGSDWQVDITGLVWDFLKVEDPRIVRLQEGRRLVGLDAGMTGIQVLSPLSDSILAERTVRVLEERVSITELGLQLLSGLSLSLQLSPGSNRAVLATATTQEELSSPKQEALVSVWLQFSDGSAAPLDLYDPGSFQLSATSLDESVVEVQSQTRSPGSGSSRHWPVIAARGEGQGPLLRVELSAAETCQRYKPRRAGTLASGTCQVRVRYGPPEPPKGAEDASRAGGGGGGGRGGGGGSRGPPMNRPPQRRPPPVASASVHYGSSVSDAGDAIMRRLGTTAASTTRTDILRRPGGDKLSDDGSQLPIDFADFPAQVDVPRGRNMDGEDDEGLSDEDLLQSARGLSDLEIGMYALLGVFCLAILVFLINCVSYALKYPHKELGAEEGGLEGGAAGPHAHDWVWLGSECGTELGLSAHRDEDMGLGALVMDSSLGALEEGSQLLNGGGGVAVVVGGSISVVPGIQKHAQMGQMGHRSPDAGCGQAGIQAGGKEAKGESPTSKRKRVKFTTFSTAAERGSPASESVGSGSGSGSGTGSGSGVGGDIQWVCRDVELNDSKELRNYMERLSDGVLRDVV, from the exons caggtCTGCGCGGGAcagcgaggacgaggaggaggatgagcgGCGGGGGCGTAGCTGCACCCTCCAGTACCAGAATGCAATGCTGCGCGTGCTCACGCACTTCGTGGCCGAGTCGGCGGAGGCCCGCGGTCAGCTGACCTACATGCTGGGCTCTGATTGGCAGGTGGACATCACCGGGCTGGTGTGGGACTTCCTGAAGGTGGAGGACCCGCGCATCGTCCGGCTGCAGGAGGGACGCAGGCTGGTGGGACTGGACGCAGGCATGACAGGCATACAG gTGCTGTCCCCGCTGTCGGACTCCATCCTGGCGGAGCGCACGGTGCGGGTGCTGGAGGAGCGGGTCAGCATCACGGAGCTCGGGCTGCAGCTGCTCAGCGGCCTCTCGCTCAGCCTGCAGCTCAGCCCGGGCAGCAACAGGGCCGTCCTCGCCACGGCAACCACGCAGGAGGAGCTCAGCAGCCCCAAACAG GAGGCGCTGGTCAGCGTCTGGCTGCAGTTCAGCGACGGCTCGGCGGCGCCCCTCGACCTCTACGACCCCGGGAGCTTCCAGCTGAGCGCCACGTCCCTGGACGAGTCGGTGGTGGAGGTCCAGAGCCAGACGCGGTCGCCCGGTAGCGGA TCCTCGCGCCACTGGCCGGTGATCGCGGCGCGGGGAGAGGGCCAGGGCCCGCTGCTGAGGGTGGAGCTGAGCGCGGCCGAGACGTGCCAACGCTACAAGCCCCGCCGCGCGGGCACGCTGGCCTCGGGCACGTGCCAGGTGCGCGTGCGTTACGGACCGCCCGAACCCCCCAAGGGGGCGGAGGACGCCAGCCGGGCcggcggtggaggtggaggtggcagaGGCGGAGGTGGTGGGAGTCGAGGGCCCCCCATGAACCGGCCGCCCCAGCGGAGGCCCCCGCCCGTGGCTTCGGCCAGCGTCCACTACGGCAGCTCAGTGTCCGACGCCGGCGACGCCATCATGAGGCGCCTGGGCACCACCGCCGCCTCCACCACCAGGACTGACATCCTACGGAGGCCCGGAGGGGACAAACTGTCCGACGATGGCAGCCAGCTACCCATAGACTTTGCTGACTTCCCAGCACAG GTGGACGTTCCACGAGGGCGTAACATGGACGGCGAGGATGACGAGGGCCTGAGCGACGAAGACCTGCTGCAGTCGGCGCGGGGCCTGAGCGACCTGGAGATCGGCATGTACGCGCTGCTGGGCGTCTTCTGCCTGGCCATCCTGGTCTTCCTCATCAACTGCGTCTCGTACGCCCTCAAGTACCCGCACAAGGAGCTGGGCGCCGAGGAGGGGGGTCTGGAGGGTGGCGCGGCGGGACCCCACGCCCACGACTGGGTCTGGCTGGGCAGCGAGTGCGGCACGGAGCTGGGCCTCTCCGCGCACCGCGACGAGGACATGGGCCTGGGCGCGCTGGTGATGGACAGCAGCCTGGGCGCGCTGGAGGAGGGCAGCCAGCTGCTCAACGGCGGAGGGggcgtggcggtggtggtggggggcagcATCAGCGTCGTCCCGGGGATACAGAAGCACGCGCAGATGGGGCAGATGGGGCATCGTTCGCCCGACGCCGGATGCGGCCAAGCGGGCATCCAGGCGGGCGGCAAGGAGGCCAAGGGGGAGTCGCCGACCAGCAAGAGGAAGCGCGTCAAGTTCACCACCTTCAGCACGGCGGCGGAGCGCGGAAGCCCCGCCAGCGAGAGCGTGGGGTCGGGGTCGGGGTCAGGGTCGGGGACGGGGTCGGGGTCGGGCGTGGGAGGGGACATCCAGTGGGTGTGTCGGGACGTGGAGCTCAACGACTCCAAAGAGCTGCGGAACTATATGGAGCGACTGAGCGACGGCGTGCTGAGAGACGTGGTCTAG